Within Marinomonas mediterranea MMB-1, the genomic segment AATACATATTGGAGTTTAAAAATGGCGCTAGAACGCACTCTATCAATCATCAAGCCAGATGCAGTTGCAAAAAATGTTATCGGTGAAATCTACACTCGTTTCGAGCGTGCTGGCCTAAAAATCGTTGAAGCGAAAATGATCCAACTGGATGATGAGCTTGCTGGTGGTTTTTATGCTGAGCATAAAGAGCGTCCTTTCTACAACGACCTAGTTGCTTTCATGACTTCTGGTCCTGTTGTTGTTTCTGTTCTTGAAGGTGAAAACGCGGTTGCTCGTCACCGTGAGCTTATGGGTGCAACTAACCCTAAAGAAGCGGCAACTGGTACTTTGCGTGCAGATTACGCTGAATCTATTGACGCAAATGCTGTACACGGTTCTGATTCTGCTGCTTCTGCTGAACGCGAAGTTGCTTACTTTTTCGGTAAGTAAGAATTAATAAGTCTATTTACTACTATAGTAAATAGACTTGCAGAGGCGTGATGAATAAATCGTCGCGCCTTTATTCAGAGGCTTCTGAAAAGCATATTTCTTTTCAGAAGCTTTTTTCGTATTTATTATTTTGAAACACAGGCTCTCAAGCGATTTCTTGCTTATCGCATCTTTATTGTAGAGAAGCCTCAAAGCGTATACGCAAGTGATTGGTTAAAACATGTCTGCTACACAAAAAGTTAATTTGCTCGGTTTATCTCCAGAAAAGCTCGTTGAGTTCTTTGAGTCGATTGGTGAGAAGAAATTTCGTGCAACCCAGGTGATGAAGTGGATTCATCAAAAAGGTGCAGAAAGCTTTGAAGAGATGACTGATGTCAGCAAGAAGCTTAGAGCGAAACTTGAGGGAATATGTGAAATCCGTGCTCCGGAAATCGTGGAGCAAAATATCTCTACTGACGGAACTCGAAAATGGATCATTCGTACTGAAGGTGGCATGAACGATTGTGTTGAGACAGTGCTTATTCCTGACGGGGACCGTGCAACGCTGTGTGTGTCTTCTCAAGTAGGGTGTTCTCTAGATTGTAGCTTTTGTTCAACGGGCAAGCAGGGGTTTAACCGCAACTTGACGCCAGCGGAAATTATTGGTCAGTTGTGGATTGCTATTAAATCATTTGGGCCAATGGATCCAAATGGTCCTCGCCGCGTTACAAACGTTGTGATGATGGGGATGGGCGAGCCGCTGATGAACTTTGAACCTGTTGTCGATGCCATGATTCTTATGATGCATGATAACGCTTACGGGCTTTCAAAGCGTCGCGTTACGTTGAGTACATCAGGTGTTGTTCCAAAGATATATGAATTGGTTAAGCGTACGGACGTTTCTTTGGCGATCTCTTTGCACGCTCCCAATAACCCGCTGCGAGATGAATTAGTCCCAATCAACCGCAAGTATCCGATTGAAGAGTTGCTGGAAGCGTGTCAGCACTATTTGGATAATCTTCCAGATAAGCGCCATATTACCATTGAGTATACAATGATGGCGGGAGTCAATGATCAAGAACAACATGCACGAGAGTTAGCTCATTTACTAAAAGACTTAGAATGTAAGGTGAACTTAATTCCATTTAATCCTTTTCCTCATTCTGGTTATGAAAAACCTTCTAACAATCAAACTCGTCGGTTCCAGAAAATTTTGGCTGATGATGGGTACACTGTGACAGTTAGGACTACTCGTGGTGACGATATAGATGCCGCATGTGGACAGTTGGTTGGTGACTTTCATGATAAGACTCGCCGATCTCAGAAGTATATTGAACTTCGTGAAATTGGTGATCAATCGTAGTCATAAAACGAGAGGTTTGAACTTTGAATCAGTAAAGCTGTCAAAAAATGGTCAAAGTTCGTCTTCTTTATGAATTCGAGATAAAAAAATGCATTCTTTTGCGAATGAGATTTGATGGTAAGCGTCAATCTTGTTTTAATAGCCATTATTGATAAGGTGTGCTTTTAAGTATACATCAGGCTCGATAGCTTATGTTTCGGCGTATATGAGTAAATTACTTCACTTGTAAGCCCGCTACGTAGGTAATGAAATGGAAATGTCTGTCGTGAGTTACTCTTCACGAAACTGACCTTTCTTTCCATTTATTGTATGCCACCTTGTTTTGCCTGAGACCCAAGGTATAAAAATGACTACCGAATATGAGACAGAGATGGTTCTGCCAGAAGATACTGGCGAAACGGACATCGGAAAAAAATTAAAAATGAAAAGAATGTCGCTAGGCCTAGATGAAAGACAGGTCGCGACAGAATTGAAATTGCCGATAGAACAAGTGATTGCGCTTGAAAGCAATCAGTTCGACTTCTTTCGTAGCATCACCTTTGCGAGAGGTTATCTTAAGAGCTATTGCCGTTTATTGGCTCTTGACCCTCGTGCGATCCTTTCTGCTTTTGACCTTCAACAAGCGACTACCGAGCCAACGGTTAAACCTGTAGATAAAGTGAATAAACAGGCAAACTTTGGTGATCCAATTGTAATCTTTATTTCCATTGTTCTTGTCGCTGTGATTGTGTTTGTAGCGGTCTGGTTGCCAACACTTGACGAAGATTCAAACGAAGAAAATGTCGAATCAGTGGTTCAAGAAGCCGCTTCGGAATCACAATCGGAGCAGGTTGGTCTAAATGCTGATGTTAGCTCTGATGGTAGCGATTTATCTCTGAAGAATGAAGAAGGTATCTCTGCGCCGAATGCAGAGGCAAGTGATGCATCGGGTAACCAGTTGGAGAGTGCTCAGTCTCCAACGCGTAATTTAGACGATGCAGATCGTATTGAAAATACAAAGGAAGAGTCTGATATCGAAACGGGCTTGTCTGCAGAAACGAAAGCCCTATTAGAAGAGGCTGGAGTTGACCCAGAAAAAGTAGCTAAAGAAGCGGCTCAAGATTCAAGTTTGAACAAGCCTGTTGCTGAGCCAGTCCTTGCTTACAATTATGAAGTAGAAATGTCTTTCAGTGCGG encodes:
- the ndk gene encoding nucleoside-diphosphate kinase — its product is MALERTLSIIKPDAVAKNVIGEIYTRFERAGLKIVEAKMIQLDDELAGGFYAEHKERPFYNDLVAFMTSGPVVVSVLEGENAVARHRELMGATNPKEAATGTLRADYAESIDANAVHGSDSAASAEREVAYFFGK
- the rlmN gene encoding 23S rRNA (adenine(2503)-C(2))-methyltransferase RlmN encodes the protein MSATQKVNLLGLSPEKLVEFFESIGEKKFRATQVMKWIHQKGAESFEEMTDVSKKLRAKLEGICEIRAPEIVEQNISTDGTRKWIIRTEGGMNDCVETVLIPDGDRATLCVSSQVGCSLDCSFCSTGKQGFNRNLTPAEIIGQLWIAIKSFGPMDPNGPRRVTNVVMMGMGEPLMNFEPVVDAMILMMHDNAYGLSKRRVTLSTSGVVPKIYELVKRTDVSLAISLHAPNNPLRDELVPINRKYPIEELLEACQHYLDNLPDKRHITIEYTMMAGVNDQEQHARELAHLLKDLECKVNLIPFNPFPHSGYEKPSNNQTRRFQKILADDGYTVTVRTTRGDDIDAACGQLVGDFHDKTRRSQKYIELREIGDQS
- a CDS encoding RodZ domain-containing protein, whose amino-acid sequence is MTTEYETEMVLPEDTGETDIGKKLKMKRMSLGLDERQVATELKLPIEQVIALESNQFDFFRSITFARGYLKSYCRLLALDPRAILSAFDLQQATTEPTVKPVDKVNKQANFGDPIVIFISIVLVAVIVFVAVWLPTLDEDSNEENVESVVQEAASESQSEQVGLNADVSSDGSDLSLKNEEGISAPNAEASDASGNQLESAQSPTRNLDDADRIENTKEESDIETGLSAETKALLEEAGVDPEKVAKEAAQDSSLNKPVAEPVLAYNYEVEMSFSADCWTEVRDGKGKILYSGVKSKGSTLELNGNAPYRIVLGFARGVSSIKFKGEEFDFSSFIRKDLARFELK